In Terriglobus sp. TAA 43, a single window of DNA contains:
- a CDS encoding DUF421 domain-containing protein, with the protein MLHVPLPILEKILRPIIVYFTLILLLRVFGKRELAQLNPFDLVVLLSLSNTVQNAIIGEDNSLLGGLIGAMALLAANWSLNRVLFAMPKLNRALQGSSRTLIRNGKVDEAAMRDEILTHEELVEVLHKQSVRGFADVKECTLEPGGTFYVETREESFPSARHQEILKRLDALTAEVKALKQA; encoded by the coding sequence ATGTTGCACGTGCCCCTGCCCATCCTGGAGAAAATCCTTCGCCCCATCATCGTCTACTTCACGTTGATCCTCCTGCTTCGCGTATTCGGCAAACGTGAACTGGCTCAATTGAACCCATTTGATCTGGTGGTTCTGCTGTCGCTGTCGAACACAGTCCAGAACGCCATCATTGGCGAGGACAATTCGTTGCTTGGTGGCCTGATCGGTGCAATGGCATTGCTTGCCGCCAACTGGTCCTTGAACCGTGTTCTCTTCGCGATGCCGAAGCTCAATAGGGCTCTGCAGGGAAGCAGCAGGACCCTTATTCGCAATGGCAAGGTGGATGAAGCTGCCATGCGCGATGAAATTCTCACCCATGAAGAACTGGTGGAAGTTCTGCACAAGCAGAGCGTGCGTGGATTTGCGGATGTGAAGGAATGCACGCTGGAGCCTGGCGGCACGTTTTACGTGGAGACGCGCGAAGAAAGTTTTCCCAGTGCGCGGCATCAGGAAATCCTGAAGAGGCTGGACGCCTTGACGGCGGAAGTGAAGGCGTTAAAACAGGCCTGA
- the galE gene encoding UDP-glucose 4-epimerase GalE yields MNYLVTGGAGYIGGTVSRLLLDRGHSVTVYDNLCHSKREALPSSATFVEGDIADANLLSQTLRDGQFDGVLHFAALIEAGESMKRPDVYFRNNTAGTLTLLECMQQTGTQRLVFSSTAACYGEPKRAPIEETDDLKPTNAYGESKLLSEYMMRWFSERMGLRYAALRYFNVAGAIPGYGEAHEPESHLIPLILDTALGLRDNIRIYGEDYPTKDGTCVRDYVHVADLAEAHLLAMESLATQESAIYNIGNGQGFTVREVIDSARRVTGREIPVIVEARRPGDPAVLVASSAKIQRELGWAPKFDQLDAILATAWDWHQKLRAV; encoded by the coding sequence ATGAATTATTTGGTTACCGGCGGTGCCGGCTATATCGGTGGCACAGTCAGCCGCCTCCTGTTGGACCGTGGCCATAGCGTGACGGTTTATGACAATCTTTGCCACAGCAAGAGGGAAGCGCTCCCCTCATCTGCAACTTTTGTGGAGGGTGATATCGCCGATGCGAATCTGCTGAGCCAAACCCTCCGGGACGGCCAGTTTGATGGCGTACTGCATTTTGCCGCTCTCATCGAAGCGGGCGAAAGCATGAAGCGCCCGGATGTCTACTTCCGCAACAACACGGCGGGCACACTCACCCTGCTGGAATGCATGCAGCAGACCGGCACACAGCGCCTCGTGTTCTCCTCCACTGCTGCCTGCTATGGCGAGCCCAAGCGCGCTCCCATTGAAGAGACCGACGATCTGAAGCCAACGAACGCCTATGGCGAAAGCAAGCTCCTCAGCGAATACATGATGCGCTGGTTCTCGGAACGTATGGGCCTTCGTTACGCTGCGCTGCGTTACTTCAACGTGGCCGGAGCCATTCCCGGTTACGGCGAGGCGCACGAGCCAGAAAGCCATCTGATCCCGTTAATTCTGGACACCGCACTCGGCTTGCGCGACAACATTCGCATCTACGGCGAGGACTATCCCACGAAGGACGGCACCTGCGTCCGCGATTACGTTCACGTAGCCGACCTGGCGGAAGCTCATTTATTGGCGATGGAGTCGCTCGCAACGCAGGAGAGCGCCATCTACAACATCGGCAATGGTCAGGGATTCACCGTACGCGAGGTGATTGATAGCGCACGCCGTGTCACGGGCCGTGAGATCCCGGTCATTGTGGAAGCGCGCCGCCCGGGCGATCCCGCGGTGCTGGTCGCCAGTTCCGCAAAGATTCAGCGTGAACTCGGATGGGCACCGAAATTCGATCAGCTCGATGCGATTCTTGCCACGGCGTGGGATTGGCATCAGAAGCTTCGCGCTGTTTAG
- a CDS encoding TonB family protein has product MANQVPDHERNRVPGSQNASPANDTIPSQRDLAFKTFGVMEDTEKRKNRFLAAFFINTTLAALLIWISVLTARRVVEQHIEKTITFNNVKPPEPPKPVPPPKLPKPPVVKVEPPKILPNVPKIEVPEPPKIQPQPVLKAQPIITPAPPKAVTPPPAPKPVAISIAQAASVPNHDAHPSAVRLGSMTNPINNTSGPAVSPVNLGHSGAPGMPAGNTGYGPPSAIAIAGSGSPNGQMGGHDRAAQPIKGINTGVPGGTGPLTAKPVGAIAIAKGPTPPAIPQAQVNTGPAKSAPKVIYKPKPEYTEEARSLRLEGTVYIKIHVSASGSVSVMGVQSGLGHGLDQAAVRAVQGMRFQPAMANGQPTDWDGVVNINFQLAG; this is encoded by the coding sequence ATGGCAAACCAAGTGCCTGATCACGAGCGGAACCGCGTGCCCGGGAGCCAGAATGCGTCTCCGGCAAACGATACGATTCCTTCGCAGCGGGATTTAGCCTTTAAGACTTTTGGCGTGATGGAAGACACAGAGAAGCGCAAGAACCGCTTCTTGGCTGCGTTTTTCATCAACACCACTCTGGCTGCGCTCCTCATCTGGATCAGCGTTCTGACGGCGAGGCGCGTCGTCGAGCAGCATATCGAGAAGACCATCACATTCAACAATGTGAAGCCACCAGAACCTCCGAAGCCGGTGCCACCTCCAAAGCTCCCCAAGCCGCCGGTGGTGAAGGTCGAGCCGCCGAAGATCCTGCCGAATGTTCCAAAGATTGAGGTCCCGGAGCCACCGAAGATCCAGCCGCAGCCTGTTCTGAAGGCGCAGCCGATCATCACGCCCGCGCCGCCGAAAGCGGTAACGCCTCCTCCCGCGCCGAAGCCGGTAGCTATCAGCATTGCGCAGGCAGCATCCGTTCCAAATCACGATGCTCACCCGTCCGCTGTTCGCCTGGGAAGCATGACCAATCCGATCAACAACACCAGTGGCCCTGCAGTGTCTCCGGTAAACCTGGGACACAGTGGCGCACCGGGAATGCCCGCAGGCAATACCGGCTATGGCCCGCCATCGGCCATTGCCATTGCCGGTTCCGGCTCGCCGAACGGTCAGATGGGTGGCCACGACCGGGCTGCACAGCCGATCAAGGGCATCAATACTGGCGTTCCAGGAGGCACCGGCCCTCTGACCGCGAAGCCCGTGGGTGCCATTGCGATTGCAAAGGGACCTACCCCTCCGGCAATCCCGCAAGCGCAGGTCAATACCGGTCCAGCCAAGAGTGCGCCGAAGGTTATCTATAAACCGAAGCCGGAATATACGGAAGAAGCCCGAAGCCTACGCCTTGAAGGCACCGTTTACATCAAAATTCACGTCTCAGCATCCGGATCTGTTTCCGTGATGGGCGTGCAAAGCGGTCTTGGCCATGGCCTGGATCAAGCTGCGGTGAGAGCGGTACAGGGCATGCGTTTCCAACCCGCAATGGCCAATGGTCAACCGACCGATTGGGACGGCGTGGTCAACATTAACTTCCAGCTCGCCGGTTGA
- a CDS encoding outer membrane beta-barrel protein produces the protein MPLRIQKAKFAAVLATVFLFSQFSARANGQATTATAYRNSDLQVGGYFSVVHPDYGRRFLGYGAYAAYDFKPHWGAEFNFRQANSSDNDLSERTYELGVRYVITRKHRFNPYARASYGRGVFNFPPGYNGFPFGANLAFNLMAFGGGVDYNLTRSINIRGDYDYQHWFSFPDNTGFNYNRSLSPQALSVGVAYHFH, from the coding sequence TTGCCGCTACGAATCCAAAAAGCCAAATTTGCTGCGGTGCTTGCCACCGTATTCTTGTTTTCACAATTTTCGGCGCGTGCAAACGGTCAGGCCACTACCGCCACCGCTTATCGCAACTCCGATCTTCAAGTCGGCGGATATTTTTCAGTCGTGCACCCGGACTATGGGCGGCGTTTTCTAGGCTACGGCGCATATGCCGCTTACGACTTCAAGCCTCACTGGGGCGCGGAATTCAATTTCCGCCAGGCGAACTCCAGCGACAATGACCTCTCCGAGCGCACCTATGAACTCGGAGTACGCTACGTCATTACACGGAAACACCGTTTCAATCCTTATGCGCGTGCTTCGTATGGTCGAGGCGTATTCAACTTCCCTCCGGGCTACAACGGCTTTCCGTTCGGCGCTAACCTCGCCTTCAACCTGATGGCGTTCGGCGGTGGCGTGGATTACAACCTCACCCGCTCAATCAACATCCGCGGAGATTACGACTATCAACACTGGTTTAGTTTTCCGGATAACACCGGTTTTAACTACAACCGTTCCCTCTCTCCGCAGGCCCTCAGCGTTGGCGTGGCGTACCACTTCCACTAG
- a CDS encoding outer membrane protein translates to MKKSMWMCALLAGALAAHAQESRQDVSISALGNIPPQVNGRGIQVNADMALGALASYRFMLTPRSALEANYSFSQYMTQLRNTSFNTYQIHTRQQEVSFGYVYSRNYRNYNPFAEVGIGAYVFSPIRDFDTQSLDAKRQLSLGGFFGAGVAYEISPSYDIRLGYRGAVVKTPSFKLPSDAYNTGRYEVISMPTLGVAYHF, encoded by the coding sequence ATGAAGAAATCGATGTGGATGTGCGCCCTGCTCGCTGGCGCGTTAGCGGCTCATGCTCAGGAGAGCCGGCAGGATGTAAGCATCAGCGCTTTGGGGAATATTCCTCCCCAGGTCAACGGACGCGGTATTCAGGTCAATGCAGATATGGCATTGGGTGCGCTGGCAAGCTACCGTTTCATGCTCACGCCGCGTAGCGCGCTGGAAGCGAATTACTCCTTCTCGCAGTACATGACGCAGCTGCGGAACACCAGCTTTAACACCTACCAGATCCACACGCGTCAGCAGGAAGTCTCGTTTGGCTACGTGTATAGCCGCAATTACCGTAACTACAATCCGTTTGCGGAAGTCGGTATTGGCGCGTACGTGTTTTCGCCCATTCGCGATTTCGACACGCAGTCGCTGGACGCCAAGCGTCAGTTGAGCCTTGGCGGCTTCTTTGGAGCCGGTGTTGCGTATGAGATCAGCCCCAGCTACGACATCCGCTTGGGCTATCGCGGTGCCGTAGTGAAGACGCCCAGCTTCAAGCTGCCGTCGGACGCCTACAACACGGGCCGCTACGAAGTGATCTCCATGCCGACGCTCGGTGTGGCATACCACTTCTAA
- a CDS encoding LysR substrate-binding domain-containing protein: MDLFALETFLAVAEERSFSRAAVRLHRTQPAISQAISKLEGELGEALFDRAAREASLTDAGEVLREYAQKLLNLRVEAKHALGELRSLHRGSLNLAANEYTCLYLLPVLDRFRRVHPRVKVSVQRSLASRIPDDVLLHSVEIGVLSFKPEDRALKSIVVYRDELAFVVNPRHPMAKTEEVSIRDLGGQHFVAHNVPSPQRDKVFEAFRRHRTNLRIDVELPSLEAVRRFVELGNGVALVPALTVERELKSGALTRVRVKELQMERKLRLVHRREANLSHAAIEFLRGVREYAELTGGSYCFLPERGD; the protein is encoded by the coding sequence GTGGACCTGTTTGCCCTGGAAACCTTTCTCGCAGTAGCGGAAGAGCGCAGTTTTTCTCGCGCTGCCGTCCGCCTGCACCGAACGCAGCCTGCTATCAGCCAGGCCATCTCAAAGCTGGAGGGCGAACTTGGCGAGGCGCTTTTTGACAGGGCAGCGCGTGAAGCCTCATTGACGGACGCGGGCGAAGTGCTTCGCGAATACGCCCAGAAGTTGCTCAATCTGCGTGTGGAGGCAAAGCACGCCCTGGGTGAGCTCCGCAGCCTGCATCGCGGGAGCCTGAATCTCGCCGCGAACGAATACACCTGCCTTTATCTGCTGCCTGTGTTGGATCGTTTCCGGCGAGTGCATCCGCGCGTCAAGGTCAGCGTGCAGCGTAGTCTGGCCAGCCGCATCCCGGATGATGTGCTTCTGCATTCGGTGGAGATTGGAGTGCTCAGCTTCAAGCCGGAAGACCGGGCACTGAAATCGATCGTCGTCTATCGGGATGAGCTTGCGTTCGTCGTGAATCCTCGACATCCGATGGCGAAAACCGAGGAGGTGTCGATCCGCGACCTCGGCGGCCAGCACTTTGTTGCGCACAACGTGCCGTCACCGCAGCGCGACAAGGTGTTTGAGGCTTTCCGCAGGCATCGTACGAATCTTCGCATTGATGTGGAATTGCCTAGCCTGGAGGCGGTTCGCCGTTTCGTGGAGCTAGGAAATGGAGTGGCGCTGGTTCCTGCGCTGACGGTGGAGCGCGAGCTGAAATCAGGGGCTCTCACTCGCGTTCGGGTCAAAGAGCTACAGATGGAACGTAAACTGAGGCTGGTTCATCGCCGTGAGGCGAACCTGTCTCATGCCGCGATTGAGTTTCTGCGTGGCGTCCGAGAGTATGCGGAGCTCACCGGAGGGTCCTATTGTTTCCTTCCAGAACGTGGAGATTAA
- a CDS encoding 2-isopropylmalate synthase, with translation MSTASDRVYFFDTTLRDGEQSPGCTMHHAEKLRFAHQLASLGVDIIEAGFPIASDGDFESVRAIASEVKGPRIAALARCKTIDIERAGKAVESAASNRIHTFIASSDLHLEAKLRITRQQALDQAAECVRLARTYTDDVEFSAEDATRSDPDFLVQIVQAAIDAGATTINLPDTVGYSTPAEYRAMFEMIRSRIPNADKIIFSTHCHDDLGLAVINTVAGLQGGARQVEVAMHGIGERAGNASLEEVAAILKIRNDVFPYTNNLVLDQIGPTSRMLDEIISFTPSPNKAIVGKNAFAHASGIHQHGVLANPLTYEIMSAAHFGVDANTIVLGKHSGRRALEHRLKELGFNLTKEELDQVYTRFTALADRKKDIYDQDITALVPQTTTV, from the coding sequence ATGAGCACTGCTTCCGATCGCGTGTATTTCTTCGACACAACGTTGCGTGACGGTGAACAATCACCGGGCTGCACCATGCACCATGCGGAGAAGCTCCGCTTTGCCCACCAGCTTGCATCGCTTGGCGTGGACATTATTGAAGCCGGGTTTCCAATCGCATCCGATGGCGATTTTGAGTCTGTCCGTGCGATTGCGAGCGAGGTCAAAGGACCGCGCATTGCCGCACTCGCCCGCTGCAAGACCATTGACATTGAACGCGCCGGAAAAGCCGTTGAGTCGGCCGCCTCAAATCGCATTCACACCTTCATCGCTTCCAGCGATCTGCACCTGGAAGCGAAGCTCCGCATCACGCGCCAGCAGGCGCTGGACCAGGCTGCGGAATGCGTTCGCCTGGCCAGGACCTACACCGACGACGTGGAGTTTTCCGCGGAAGATGCTACTCGCTCTGATCCAGATTTTCTGGTGCAGATTGTGCAGGCGGCGATTGACGCAGGAGCAACCACCATCAACCTGCCAGATACCGTGGGCTACTCCACGCCAGCGGAATACCGCGCCATGTTTGAAATGATCCGCAGCCGCATTCCCAATGCTGACAAGATCATCTTCTCGACGCACTGCCATGATGACCTTGGCCTTGCCGTAATCAATACAGTGGCAGGCCTGCAAGGCGGCGCGCGCCAAGTGGAAGTGGCAATGCATGGCATTGGCGAACGTGCCGGCAATGCATCTCTGGAAGAGGTTGCGGCCATTCTGAAGATTCGGAATGACGTATTCCCGTACACCAACAATCTGGTTCTGGACCAGATTGGACCAACGAGCCGCATGTTGGACGAGATCATCTCCTTCACGCCTTCGCCCAACAAGGCAATCGTAGGCAAGAATGCATTCGCGCATGCCAGCGGCATTCACCAGCACGGTGTGCTGGCCAACCCGCTAACGTACGAGATCATGTCCGCCGCGCACTTTGGTGTGGATGCCAACACGATTGTGCTGGGCAAGCACAGCGGTCGCCGCGCACTGGAACATCGCCTGAAGGAACTTGGATTCAACCTGACGAAGGAAGAACTGGACCAGGTATACACGCGCTTTACCGCGTTGGCTGATCGCAAGAAGGATATCTACGATCAGGACATTACGGCGCTTGTGCCGCAAACTACCACTGTTTAG
- the leuB gene encoding 3-isopropylmalate dehydrogenase, producing the protein MNLKIALLAGDGIGPEVTNEAVNVLNTVAAAGGDTFTYTSLLIGGAAIDAHGTPLPEETLKETLASDAAFLGAVGDNKFNSLPPSERPEAGLLKIRAELGGFANLRPATAYKALADNSPLRPEITEGVDILFVRELLGGLYFGQPRAWDKTTDRAHNTMVYTRHEVERVARIAFDIAAKRDKKKVTSVDKANVLECSQLWRAVVTEVAKDYPTVTLEHQLVDSMAIHLMNRPRDFDVVLTENLFGDILSDESGVITGSLGMLPSATLGGKVNLYEPVHGSAPDIAGQGKANPIGAILTAALVLRHSAGLNAEAKIIEDAVVKVLEAGYRTTDIARGDIPGQQTVSTSKMGQLVLDQVTAELGAAAS; encoded by the coding sequence ATGAATCTGAAGATTGCGCTCCTCGCCGGTGACGGCATCGGCCCGGAAGTTACCAACGAAGCAGTGAATGTACTGAACACCGTTGCAGCCGCGGGTGGAGACACCTTTACGTACACCTCGCTGCTGATTGGCGGCGCAGCGATTGACGCACACGGAACGCCGCTACCGGAAGAGACACTGAAAGAGACACTTGCCAGCGACGCTGCATTCCTTGGCGCCGTTGGTGACAACAAGTTCAATTCCCTTCCGCCCAGCGAGCGTCCGGAAGCTGGCCTCCTGAAGATTCGTGCGGAGCTTGGCGGCTTTGCAAATCTTCGCCCTGCGACGGCGTACAAGGCTCTTGCGGATAACTCGCCGCTGCGCCCTGAAATCACCGAGGGCGTGGATATTCTCTTTGTTCGGGAACTGTTGGGCGGTCTTTATTTTGGCCAGCCACGCGCATGGGACAAGACGACCGACCGCGCGCACAACACGATGGTCTACACACGCCATGAAGTAGAGCGCGTTGCCAGGATCGCATTCGATATCGCCGCGAAGCGCGATAAGAAGAAGGTCACCAGCGTTGACAAGGCGAACGTGCTGGAATGCTCGCAGTTGTGGCGCGCAGTTGTTACAGAAGTTGCGAAGGACTATCCCACCGTCACCCTCGAACACCAGTTGGTGGATTCGATGGCGATCCATCTGATGAATCGTCCGCGTGATTTTGATGTAGTGCTTACGGAGAATCTGTTCGGCGACATCCTCTCCGACGAGAGCGGCGTCATCACTGGATCGCTCGGCATGCTTCCCTCTGCCACGCTTGGCGGCAAGGTAAACCTGTACGAGCCCGTGCATGGCTCCGCACCGGATATTGCAGGACAGGGGAAGGCTAATCCGATTGGCGCGATCCTCACTGCTGCGCTTGTTCTTCGTCATTCCGCCGGCTTGAATGCCGAAGCAAAGATCATCGAGGACGCTGTGGTGAAGGTATTGGAGGCGGGATATCGCACGACCGACATTGCACGTGGCGACATTCCCGGACAGCAGACCGTCAGCACCTCAAAGATGGGTCAACTCGTCCTTGACCAGGTCACTGCCGAGTTGGGCGCTGCTGCGTCCTAA